From the genome of Athalia rosae chromosome 3, iyAthRosa1.1, whole genome shotgun sequence:
tgcgataattcggtgataactcggtcatttttgaagatagatcattttttctttcagattcggattcctgagctcagattacattaatatagactaaaaaatcaattttttatttttgaccccaaaaagctgaaaattggcgataactcggtcaattttagagatagatcaatttttctattagatttggattcctaaggtcaaaatacgtaagaagagtgccatacgatcaattttaaaaaataaaaaattttggccaaaaattggaaatttttcaaggggtactcgtttggattttttcgatctgggggtcaaaaatgaagattTTCTTCTCTGGGGTTCCTATGTATTCACATTttcatatgtattttgatcttaggCATTCGAATTCACAActcaaattaatctatctataaaactGATCGAGCGTTATCGCcaacatttcgtttttttcctagcAATGTCATTTCATACAAAGTTTTGGAGACTTGAAAATATAACTGTACGAGTATTCGATTTCGAATATGTCTGATGTTCACTCGAGGATTCTATTTCCTGCCTCTCTCGGAGGCGAAGTGCGGAGTACAATCTAAAATGCTTTGTTTTTCCAGAAGTACATGgtacgaaaaattccaaaaaaataatgtaacgtCGTTGAAGTGAGCGTACACCGCTATGTTTAGCGTGTTTTGATCTTTGAGAGCTTAAAAATAACGACAACAACAGCGTCAAACGCAATTCCACCCGATTCTGACgcggaaaagatgaaaaaactgcGTTTCATTTACATGAAATCCCGGTGACTGACGACACATTCATCactacagatttttttttcttatctcgttACCCTTCgcgttttctcatttcttgttttttcaaatttttcacaattttatgGCAGCTCGGCGGAGGTTATTAGTGGTATTCGCCGCCGATAACGCGTTGGACGCGGTCTAAagttaatgaaaaaaacatccgGGGTGACTCGATGTGTCATTTGTATCCGTGAACATTGTCATGTTATCGGAGATTCGGTTCTTCCGTGTGATATCCTAGGTATTTACCTGTATGAGAAACAAAACTAAAGCTACGTTCCTCCTGtgataattgaatttattcgcAAACAACAGCTGCGCTTGATGTGCCTCCACGGTTGTAGAGTTCATAGCGTGTCGATTACAATACCTTTTTTACTTCGACACTTATAATCCTCTCGCATGTCCACCTCTTTAGTTTATTAACTACTGATAAACTTGCTcggagattgatgaaaaaatatcagccGAAACAAATAGGCTTTAATTTACCGTCAGATAAGTGTAATCCCGGAGCAAATTTACCCTTATCGCTTTGTTTGATCGGTGTTTCGATCAACCGTCTCCCTGGAACGCGTTGTGGCggacttttcatttttgcttcACCCGAGGACAGTGGCTTCCAAACCGAAAAGACACCTCagcttcgaatatttttccatcgagtGCAGCTGCAGATTTATTGTTCAGAGGCAAAAAGAAACGGCGGAAAAATAAACATGTCACGCGTAAGAAACCCGACAAAGTCTACAATCGAGATTTCGAGCGGTTCTTCCATCGATTTAAAAaccttttcaaagtttttcaagcGGGACGGAAAACCTGCCGATAAAGCGTCATCGGGGCAAGGAGTTTctgaaaaacatgaaaaagcACCCGTTGCGGAATACGAAAACGAAGCGAAAGAACACGATCACGTGGAAACGTGGAGTCTTGTCGAGCTTCGGAAGACGTGGTCGAGGAGAATTCGCTGGCTGACTTTTGTCGGGTGTCTCGTAGCTGTCGTTGTCCAACTGTACCAGTGTTACGGCAAGTTGAGATTGCCACCGGTTACGACGCACACTCGATTCCACGTCAACGATTCCCTCTGGTATCCGGCCGTCACCATTTGCCGAGAGCCACCCTTTCGCATCGAAGTTTTCAACAAGTGAGTCAAGAACTTGTCCGCACTCGATTCCTCTCGACAGGAATCCGCGACTAATACTTCCCATTTTTTGTATCGAAGATACCATCTAGGCGCTTCCCCTAGATTCACCTCCGAGTGGCGTTACTTCCCCTGGGACGAAATGACCCTGGAAGAGCTCTACACGGAAGCCACCTTTCCCGCCGACGAAGTTCTTCTACTGTACGGTCTGAACGGAGAAGTTCATCGTAAGTTGTCGTCAAAGTATCATTGACCCGCGAAAGTTGAACGACGTGCAAAGCCAATCTCTCATTGTTCGAACCCGTGCAGACGTCGAGCTGACGAGTGGCTTTTTCTTTGAATCCGGTTCCTGTCACACCCTCACTCCGAAAGTGACGTCCCAGACCGCGGGTTCGGCGGCGGGTTACTCGATCCTCGTAACCCACAGTGGAATcgccgacgaagtcgcgccgGAAATCCCCCCGTCCGTAGGATGGCACGTTTTCGTTCACGAGCCGAGCGAAACGTggacggaaaataaaatgcaaagCTTAGGCCGACAGGTATGTTCCAATAAATCGGTGCGCTCCGGCGTTACTCCCTCGTTTACGAATTTTCTTATCTCGCAAGCAAGCGTTCTACATCGAGGTGGGTGAGGAGGTGCACGTGAGGCTATCGGTCGAGGAATTCCGGCAGACAAATATCGGCCAATCCAGACAATGCGTAAATGGATTGGAGGGCGGAGAGGTGAGATGCGCGGAGAGATGCAGGTGGAAACAATTCGCCGTCGACGGTTGCGCCGCCCCTTGGCTTCCAGGACTCGATCTCCCGGACTGCAAAACCTACAACGACACCTTGAAACTCATTCGCAATTATCTCTTGTAATACACGCATGTATATCGATTCCGAAGAAACCTCGAGGTCCTTCGAATACCGAATTTAATCGCACTCTTCTCACGTACAAGGTATGACGATTGCAGCGCAGATTGTTGCGGTTGCGCTGCCAGTTGTCGGGTGGTTCGGTACGACGCGCTTCCGGTCATCAGAAAGCCATATCCGGCCCCGATGTCGCAAATCTACGTCTTCTTCAGTTCCCGCTTGGTGACCCTCATGGAAGAAAGACCAGCTTACGACTGGTCCAGTTTTTTGGCCGAGATGGGCGGAAGCCTCGGCTTTCTCTTGGGTCTCAACGTTCTCCAGATCATCTACATGTTCGAGAGGAGCATCGACTTCGTGGCGGCCATGATACCCTCCGTCACGAACAACGGCAAGGGTGATAAAATCGAGAAGGAAATCGCACCGGAGCCGTAATTGTAGCGGCGTTGTTCTTCAACGGGACaataaattataacgaaaTCTAACTTATCGAAATCCTCGGATGATTATACCAGTCCTGGTATGAGACATACTTCTTGGCATCCGTCATACGAGCGCACGTAACAACCTACGGCATTGCAACGATTACGCAGCTAGAATGTTCGTCTGCCAAGCGTAATTTCGACAACGAACTTCCGGGATTTTCGATCGGCCGATACCTCAGTCGTCCGAAATTGTCCCTCCGTATtccttatatacgtatattccttCTCAACGGAGGAAAGTTCTCCAAGGGCGACAAAATTGTATCGAGCTCTGATCGGAATTCGCTATTTGCGCAAGTTGCCCTCGATCGGGATTCGACATCCGCGGAAGAAGTTGAACGATATCGCGAACGTATCGTGTAAGACGTGCAACGTCATGGAGCGGATGTTTCATCGGACGACGAGGAAAATGCTTACCGCAAACTCTTTCGACGCGTAAGAAGATCGCGGATAGTAAGACACCCGGGAATTCGGTCTCTTGTCAAAGTGCCagttttgttttgtaacgaacACCTTCTGCGGCGTCGCGTCATTACGGGCCGCGGCACACTCGGATGAATAGACGTACGAACGTTGATTTTCAACGCGTAAGACGATACGAAGAAACAGACCACACCGTTCCAGCTCttcggtatattttttttgtctcactTTACCCGCGgcagaagaaaataaataaagacaaCGAGCGCGCGGCGAGCGAAGTCGAAAATGGACGCGGTCTGACGTCAGCAGCGGAAATCTCGCTCGCCCCTGTGCGACCCGAGGTGACTTTGGACTTAGGTGTACACACCCCGCGGCATATCGTAGGAAGTTTTGAATCAGCCTCAGCTCCGAGACGTGCTTCTTCTGGTAGCTTCTGGTGCCGGAGGTGGGCTATATTGTGGCTGGGCTACGAAAATAGAAGGCGTCGGCCCAGAAGTAGAAAGGAGGCGGCGAGCTCGCCGAGGAGGAAATCGAGCCATCGAAAGAGAAGCGAACGCGGGCCTAGGGgccgagggagagaaaaataaagaccAGAGCGAGACGGAGAGACGGAGAGGGGCCAAAACGATTCGGGTCCAGTCTCATTCTTCGGCCAACAAAGTCTTGACGCCGTTCCCCCTGCGATCCCCGCGTTATTCGCAGCGATAGCGGGCAGCTGCTCGGCGTACGGTGGACCGCGGATCGTCTCTGGCTCCCCAAAAGATCTAGAGAGAATTTATTTCGCGTATTCGGATTGCCGATAGACGTTACGTAAATGCGGCGCgggtcgtcgtcgcgacgcttaCAATCGGACCGACCGATGCGGGATCCGACGTTTTACACGCCGAGCGAGATCCTCCCGCGCGGCTATCTGGCAACGAAGCAACGCGACATCAAATCCCGTCTGTGCGGAGGTATCGTACCGTGGCACGCTCGGAAATTGATGGAGAACTCGGCGAGACGAGATAAAATCCCGCATCGCGATGACGGTTTGGCAGAAAAATTTAGGATACTTTTCCGGCGTCTCGAGACCGAGCCGAGAACATGCGAGACGTTGAAGACCGAGTGGCGCGATGAATCGGTCAAATCTACgccgaaattattatttcagaacTCGTTGAACCGGAAGTTGCTTATAATAAGAGTCTATAAAAACGACAACGAGGCCCATACGACTGTTGGAAAAATGACAAACTGCAACGTTCCTGGCTGGGTTTCGCTCAATAAATCTTTGGTAGAACCATCGCTACGGGATAAGCAGCTTGGAGCAAAAATCACGAATACGAcgcgaaatcattttttactttgcaaaaaaaattcgagcatTCCAAAAATCGCGACGATCTCTATAGGCCGCCGTATTTATTACCGCAACCGCTTTAGATATGATACATTGAATTGAAACTCGCCCctttcgttcgctcgctctctctttctgtATCCCCGTCGCACGAATATCGCGGACATCCCTGTAACATCCTCGTAGAAACGATGGCTCTGGTTCCGCTCCTCTGCTGTCCCGccaaaaaggcgaaaaaagtACGACCGTACATCATCCGTTAGAAACAACAACACTTTGTGCGAAATAGCGCGGATGTTGATCGTCTGCCGCTCTCGGCGTCAACGCTGTACCCCAATAAGAGTTTTGGTGGAATTCGGCGTTTCTGTTTAGCCGTGGAAAATCCTTTCCACCGTTTTCCCCGGGACGAACGCACATACCGTAAGTAGAGGTATAAAGTAAGCCGAAGGCATCGCGGAGAGCCGAGAGTGGATCCGCGGCCCAAGTGCAAGTTCAAATATAGAATGGAACAGATTTTCCGGTGCCTGCAAGTTGCCTCTTGGCACTGAAAaacacggaaaaaatttagacCCTTGACATTTGTCGGAAAGCGCTACgcggcgaaggaaaaaataatcacctcCCCCTCGTATCATTGGATTGTAATGCGCGTCGAGTGGCGAGGTGATAACTTGGAGAAGTCATCATGCGAGCGCGGAAGCGGCGCAGTtgcgttgtttatttttaccctgcaggaaataaagagagaaaagcaaaGTGCTAAAATATGTAAGccaacttattttatttaggATGGTCTCGGGGGTCGTCGCAGCGTTTCGCGCGTCGTCCGTCGTATATTTCGgtaattgaatttaaaaaacctTCAGTTTCACTTTTGCAGATCGTCAATTGTACAATTGGCATCGGTTGGCTGTTGGCGACCTGAATTTACGAGAAACCACCGCGAATTCTAGCACCCCGTGCAAAACAACGAAACGAAGACGTCACAGGCGAGGATCGCGAGCTcgtcgagaaataaaaagataatatttttaaccTTCGACTGGGGAATATTATTTGGGACGCGTACGTTTAGACGAGTGAAACGCACCCGCGCGGATCGCGGGGTGACTCGAATCGCTTATCAAATTGACGATTGAGGAGCGACGGGTTTGCCCGAGAAAAGAAATACTCCAGACATTGCGGGGACTGATACGCTTAAAAATTTACGACTCGCTCCGCGAGATATCGGCGATCGAACGTTCGTTTTCGTTGTAGGATTACAGGATCATCGCAGCGAGGGAATTTTCTTTGGCTCGTAGTCTCGCGTAGGTGTAGGTGTACTCGGCTCGATTACGACTCTTTGGAAAACggggagagggaggaaaaacgCATCGAGAGACGCACGATACGCGTACACACTCCCTGGTTCTCTTCTACTCGCGTCGCTGCATTGGCCGTTGGCCGGACAAACAAGACGACGAAGGCGATGGAGATGACGATGACTCAAGGCTTTCGAGGCTCGCCAACTCCTCCGGTGTCCGTCGGTGGCCCAGATTATCTTCGCCCGTTCCTCGACTCCCCAAATAACTGCGGATTCGGTCGCCTTTCTCGCCGCGAGAAGCTTTCGACCGACTCACCCCCTCATCGAGTCCTCGTTAATTTCGTTTCACACATTTATCTCTCGACGCGATTCAATTTCAGGGGAATCGACCGCGGAGCCGGTCAACCGTTCCTCGTCTGAGGGGGTGTCGGTATAATCGGGgatggggatgaaattttccgttttccccACACGATTCGGAGGAGAAATGCTGTATCTGGTCGAATTTAGCCGGGGGCGTTTCGAGATAGCGAAGATTCGTTCGCTCGATCTCGTACTCAATAATTGTCCGTATCATCGAAGCGTATATTCTGGAGGGAAAACGGTTCTCGTCCTCCGATGTTTATAATTCGGGAGGAGGGAGTCAGCCACGTGGACAACGTCCAGAGTTGACGGCAGGTGACAGGTGAGCGGATGCGCGGTGGAATTCTTTGGCGGAAACGCGTGCCATTGGGTACGGTAAAAGGTCGAGGTCAGAATCCGAGATTATTCAGAGTCTGATTTCCTCCAAGGGAAGTACAAAACCCGGACCCCCTCGTCGCTCCGTCCCCCCCCGGAACTACGGAGAGCTTCCAAAGACCGCGACGATCTACCGAAAGATATGGAATAATTGGAGCGGCTCGAGACGATCGATTTATCTCGTGATCGTACGTGGTGCCCTGAGATAAAATCGGGCGAGTGGTAAAAGCCGcttcttcatattttccatttttttaatatcccaCCACCCGTTAGAACAACCGTCTCCGACTGCGACGGTCCAAAAATAACCCCTAATCACGTTCCCGATTTAAActcaataaaaataagtatAACTTATGAATAAAGAGGAGCAGCATCAGCTACTCCGGTCGTCGTATGACTCGTACGAGCCGTCCAGGATTCGTCGGTTATTCGTCTTCATCTGCGATCTGCCGTAGCAAAGTTCAGCGTCGCGGCAAAAGGTACAATCTATATATAAACGCGGTGTAATTCTGTCGAACGTCCTCCGAGAACGTGTCAACGGATTCACCGGCGTTCCATTCTATGATTCTGCCGATTCCAGCATCTCGCAGCTGCGacccgtcgacgtcgacgccgAGATCGAGGAGCCTTCCAGCCGCCCTTGAAGATCAGGCTCGGCCGTTCCAACACCGCCGGGAGTCGGGTACTCGTCTCAAAGTCGCTCGGTTGAATCGCGATAGTTTTTACAATAAACATTCGGCATAACATCCACGTGCGTCATAATCCCAATTTATCCCCGGGTTGTATAACCGCGCTATTTCCACGGCTAATCAGTCATTCGACATCACCCACGATCccacctatacctataatcCACAATTAAATTGCCAAGGCTGAGCTCATCCTCGAACGTCGAACGTCGAACGTCGAACGCAAGGGCGAGACGAGGGCTTCTCGGGCTCGTCGTTGTTCTTCTCCGTCTTTTCCGGCTTACTGGAAAAACCGTAGTCACACCTCGGCGGTACGACGTTCGACGTGTCTATGACGCGACCATCTCCTCAACGGTACACATTTTATGGAAAGTGAGTCACCGGGGATGAAATCACCGTAGGCTTCCTTACGGATGTGCGTGCATTACGAAATGGAATGGGCGTATATTTCTTTACGAATGGCGGAACGTTTATTCGATTAAATCATCGCCCGCGAGCCTCGACTCGTCGGTTTCCCTTTCGGTATGGCCAAGGCTGCGTCCCCGGCATCGATACCTACGTTTACCCCGTTGAACACCGTCGATGCTATAGATAGAAACCCCGAAAGTCGAGGGAACCGCACCCCGCGTCGGGGTGACGCGCCTACGCGTACCGAAGAGTATGCCCCGCCGATCTCGGCCTTTCGAAATTATTGGTCATTTTTACGACGCGAACGATCTCCGACGGATCGGTCGTCCCACCCCTCCGACGCGGCGTCGGTTACGCGCGTTTCGATAATATTTACACCGAAAGCGGGCGACTCGTAATGAGGATCATTAGACGTTCGCTTATCATCTCGTTTCATCTGGACTCGCCTCGTTTCAACCCCGGCAAGGGACGGGTCCCCCTCTTCGACGTACGCGGCGTCCTTCCCTCCTCTCCGTTCTTCCGCGCGTATGAATTTATTCGCTCTATCCACGTGCAACGCCACGTGCTCCTGCATCCGGTCCCAACGACTAGACCCACCCTCTTCTTTCTCGTCTTTCTCTTCGCGGTCTCCTCCGCTCCTCGCACCGGGAGAAGCGGCGATTTCGCGTCCACCCCCGCCGGAGACTCGGTAGCGTCTCTTCTCGCGGTGCGACGATCGGGGGCCAAAGTTTCGCGATAAGGGCGATAGATTCGAACGGAGCCGGGGTATAATAATCCAAACGGTCCCCCGCGCATCTCGTtctttcgtctattttcatctCACTCCAAGTGAGCTATTGCGCCCGCGCATCGAGTCTATTGCTCTACAACGGTTCGGCGAGATTTCCGCAGCACCCCTGTCACACTTTTGGTATCATCTCCGCCTAAAAAGGTAGATTGGACCGAGAACTAACGTAAGTTACTATTGGTCAGTACCGCCGTCCAATCCCTGGCTCCGTACCAACTCAGGATCACGTTGCACGCGCTTATATTGGGATGTTCGGCAGTTTCCCCCGACAGAACGGCTCTCTAACGTAAGTGCACCACGTCGGTTACTCCTCCAtttcacacacacacccacaaacacacacacacacgcatacacgcacagatgaaaaaaaaaaaaaccacac
Proteins encoded in this window:
- the LOC105685303 gene encoding uncharacterized protein LOC105685303 isoform X2, producing the protein MKKYQPKQIGFNLPSDKCNPGANLPLSLCLIGVSINRLPGTRCGGLFIFASPEDSGFQTEKTPQLRIFFHRVQLQIYCSEAKRNGGKINMSRVRNPTKSTIEISSGSSIDLKTFSKFFKRDGKPADKASSGQGVSEKHEKAPVAEYENEAKEHDHVETWSLVELRKTWSRRIRWLTFVGCLVAVVVQLYQCYGKLRLPPVTTHTRFHVNDSLWYPAVTICREPPFRIEVFNKYHLGASPRFTSEWRYFPWDEMTLEELYTEATFPADEVLLLYGLNGEVHHVELTSGFFFESGSCHTLTPKVTSQTAGSAAGYSILVTHSGIADEVAPEIPPSVGWHVFVHEPSETWTENKMQSLGRQRSTSRWVRRCT
- the LOC105685303 gene encoding uncharacterized protein LOC105685303 isoform X1; translated protein: MKKYQPKQIGFNLPSDKCNPGANLPLSLCLIGVSINRLPGTRCGGLFIFASPEDSGFQTEKTPQLRIFFHRVQLQIYCSEAKRNGGKINMSRVRNPTKSTIEISSGSSIDLKTFSKFFKRDGKPADKASSGQGVSEKHEKAPVAEYENEAKEHDHVETWSLVELRKTWSRRIRWLTFVGCLVAVVVQLYQCYGKLRLPPVTTHTRFHVNDSLWYPAVTICREPPFRIEVFNKYHLGASPRFTSEWRYFPWDEMTLEELYTEATFPADEVLLLYGLNGEVHHVELTSGFFFESGSCHTLTPKVTSQTAGSAAGYSILVTHSGIADEVAPEIPPSVGWHVFVHEPSETWTENKMQSLGRQQAFYIEVGEEVHVRLSVEEFRQTNIGQSRQCVNGLEGGEVRCAERCRWKQFAVDGCAAPWLPGLDLPDCKTYNDTLKLIRNYLL